Proteins co-encoded in one Ciconia boyciana chromosome 14, ASM3463844v1, whole genome shotgun sequence genomic window:
- the PLTP gene encoding phospholipid transfer protein, whose product MAASGCLLLLLLPWLVTASHSPPGCKIRITSKGLDLVKQEGLRFVEQELQNISVSDLHGKEGQFHYNISQVKVTDLQLAFSDLHFQPQQHLIFNITNASISLRFRRQLLYWFFYDIGSINASADGVHIHTVLQLAKDKAGRLKISNITCNASIARMHAGFSGTLRKVYEFLSTFIITGMRFLLSQQICPSLEHASLVLLNSVLDTVPVRNYVDEHIGIDYSLLRDPAVSADTLDLDFKGMFFPRARENQELENHAVEPVIKETERMVYVAFSEYFFDSAMHAYFQAGVLAIELQGEKVPKDLEVLLRATFFGTIFMLSPAVDAPLRLVLQVSAPPRCIIKPSGTSVSVSAFLNISLVPPDHPAVQLSSMAMETKLSARVFLQGKALRVQLDLRRFRIYSKQSALESLALFSLQAPLKTLLQLTIMPIINERTKKGVQIPLPEGMDFTREVVTNHAGFLTVGADLHFSKGLREVIEKYRPAPTTPAYPSSRPAEPSADPRQL is encoded by the exons ATGGCTGCCAGcggctgcctcctcctcctcctcctgccctggctggtCACGGCCTCTCACAGCCCACCCGGCTGCAAGATCCGGATTACCTCCAAGGGGCTGGACCTGG tgaaGCAGGAGGGGCTGCGCTtcgtggagcaggagctgcagaacaTCTCGGTGTCGGACCTGCACGGGAAGGAGGGGCAGTTCCACTACAACATCAGCCA GGTCAAGGTGACGGACCTGCAGCTGGCATTTTCGGACCTGCActtccagcctcagcagcaCCTCATCTTCAACATCACCAATGCCTCCATCAGCCTGCGCTTCCGGAGGCAGCTGCTCTACTGGTTCTT CTACGACATTGGCTCCATCAACGCCTCTGCGGATGGCGTCCACATCCACACCGTGCTGCAGCTGGCCAAAGACAAGGCTGGGCGCCTGAAGATCTCTAACATCACCTGCAACGCCTCCATTGCCAGAATGCATGCAGGCTTCTCCGGCACGCTCAG GAAGGTCTACGAGTTCCTGAGCACCTTCATCATCACAGGGATGCGCTTCCTCCTCAGCCAGCAG ATCTGCCCGTCCCTGGAGCACGCTAGCCTGGTGCTGCTGAACTCCGTGCTGGACACGGTGCCCG TGAGGAACTACGTGGATGAGCACATCGGGATTGACTACTCCCTCCTGCGGGATCCGGCCGTCTCCGCGGACACCCTCGACCTAGACTTCAAG GGCATGTTCTTCCCCCGTGCAAGAGAGAACCAGGAGCTGGAGAACCACGCGGTGGAGCCGGTGATCAAGGAGACCGAGCGCATGGTCTACGTCGCCTTCTCCGAGTACTTCTTTGACTCGGCCATGCACGCCTACTTCCAGGCGGGTGTGCTGGCCATAGAGCTCCAGGGGGAGAAG GTGCCCAAGGACCTGGAGGTTTTGCTGAGAGCCACCTTCTTCGGGACCATCTTCATGCTG AGCCCTGCTGTGGACGCTCCCCTGCGGCTGGTGCTGCAGGTGTCAGCTCCCCCCCGCTGCATCATCAAGCCCTCGGGCACCTCCGTCTCAGTCTCTGCCTTCCTCAACATCTCGCTGGTGCCCCCGGACCACCCTGCCGTCCAGCTCTCCAGCATGGCCATG GAAACAAAGCTGAGCGCCAGGGTGTTTCTGCAAGGGAAGGCGCTGCGTGTGCAGCTGGACCTGCGACG GTTTCGCATCTACTCCAAGCAGTCTGCGCTGGAGTCGCTGGCG CTCTTCTCGCTGCAGGCCCCACTGAAgaccctgctgcagctgacaaTCATGCCCATCATTAACG agagGACTAAAAAAGGGGTGCAGATCCCACTGCCAGAAGGCATGGACTTCACCAGGGAGGTGGTCACCAACCATGCG GGATTCCTCACAGTGGGAGCTGATCTCCACTTTTCCAAGGGGCTGCGGGAGGTGATTGAGAAATACCGCCCGGCCCCCACCACCCCCGCCTACCCCAGCTCAAGGCCTGCAGAGCCCAGCGCAGACCCCCGCCAGCTCTAG